The DNA sequence CTTCGAGCGTGCGGTTCCCGTCGAGGACATCGGCGTGGTGCCGCCCGCCGGCCGCTCGCTGCGCGGCGACTGGTTCCGCCCCGGGTTCTTCGCCGGGTACCTCGCGTTCACCCTGCCCCTCGCCCTGCTCTGGGAGGCGGCGGTGTTCCTCGCACCGCTGTGGTCGGCCCTGAACTGGCTGGGCAAGGCCGCGCTGATCAGCCACTGGGAGCACCGGCACGGGCTGCTGCTGTGGCGGGGCCACGTCGGGGGCGAGCCGTGGAGGCTCTCGGTCAGCCGCCGGGCACCGGCTCCCGCCGACACCGGCGAACCGCCCGCCTGAACGCTCCCCCCTGAGCGTGGAGTCAGCGCCCCCCGAGCGACTCGAACCGCCACCGGTGCACCGCGCGGCTGACCAACTCGGCGTCCGGCTCCGGCAGTTCCGGCAGGTCGGCGTCGTAGGGGGCGGCCCACCAGGTGATGACCAGGACCCTGTCCTGCGGGGCGCGGAAGGTCTCGCGGCGCAGGGGGCTCACGGGCAGCTCCCGGACCCGTTCCTCGGTCCAGGCCAGCAGTTCGGCGCCCCGGCCGGGGACCGCACGGGCCTCCCACATCAGCGCGACCGTCATGAGTACAGGTTCTCCCCGGCACTCTCGTGCACGTGGTCGTGGGTGTGGGCGGTGCCCGGCACGTGCGGGTCGGTCACCGGGAGCGAGGAGTCCGCCGACAGGTCCCAGTCGGAGGCCGGGCGGTTCCGGGCGACCATCTCCGCGCCGAGCGCGGCCACCATCGCACCGTTGTCCGTGCACAGCTTGGGGCGCGGCACCCGCAGCCGGATGCCGGCCGCCTCGCAGCGCTCCTGGGCCAGCGCCCGCAGCCGGGAGTTGGCGGCCACACCACCGCCGATCATCAGGTGGTCGACGCCCTCGTCCTTGCACGCCCGCACGGCCTTGCGGGTGAGCACGTCGACGACCGCCTCCTGGAAGGAGGCCGCCACGTCCCGCACCGGCACCTCCTCGCCCGCCGCCCGCTTCGCCTCGATCCACCGGGCCACGGCCGTCTTCAGCCCGGAGAAGGAGAAGTCGTACGCCGGGTCGCGCGGGCCGGTCAGCCCGCGCGGGAAGGCGATCGCGCCGGGGTCGCCCTCGCGCGCGTACCGGTCGATCACCGGGCCGCCGGGGAAGCCCAGGTTCAGCACGCGGGCGATCTTGTCGAAGGCCTCGCCCGCCGCGTCGTCGATGGTGGCGCCCATGGGCCGCACGTCGGAGGTGATGTCGCTGGACAGCAGCAGCGAGGAGTGCCCGCCGGACACCAGCAGCGCCATCGTCGGCTCGGGCAGCGCGCCGTGCTCCAGCTGGTCGACGCAGATGTGCGAGGCGAGGTGGTTGACCCCGTAGAGCGGCTTGCCGAGGGCGTAGGCGTACGCCTTCGCCGCCGACACGCCGACCAGCAGCGCGCCGGCGAGTCCGGGACCGGCGGTGACGGCGATGCCGTCCAGGTCCCGGGCGCTCACCCCCGCCTCCTTCAGCGCGCGGTCGATCGTCGGCACCATCGCCTCCAGGTGCGCCCGGGAGGCGACCTCGGGGACGACGCCGCCGAAGCGGGCGTGCTCGTCGACGCTGGAGGCGACGGCGTCCGCCAGCAGGGTGGTGCCGCGGACGATGCCGACGCCGGTCTCGTCGCAGGAGGTCTCGATCCCCAGTACCAGGGGTTCGTCAGCCATGGATCTCGGTTCCTTGTACGCCGTTCCCCTGCCCGGTGACGGGATGCGCGGGGTTCACAGTGGTGGACGGATCGGTCAGTCGCATCACCAGCGCGTCCACGTTGCCCGGCTGGTAGTAGCCGCGCCGGACGCCGATGATCTCGAAGCCGAAGCGCTCGTAGAGCTTCTGGGCGCGGACGTTGTCCACCCGGCACTCCAGCATCACTTCGGCGCATTCGAAGGTGGTCGCCGCCCGCAGCAGCTCGGTCAGCAGCCGGGTGCCGAGGCCGGTGCCCCAGTGGTCCCGGGTGACGGCGATGGTCTGGACGTCGGCGACCGGGCCGCCGTCGCCCTCGGCGTCCACGCCGGCGGCGGCCAGGCCCGCGTAGCCGACGATGCGGTCATCCTCCTCGGCGACGACGTAGCGGCGGGTCGCGCCGGGACCGCGCGAGTGGGCCAGCTCGGACCAGAACATCCCCCGCGACCAGGCGTCCTCGGGGAACAGGTCCCGCTCCAGCTCCAGTACGGAGTCGATGTCCCACCAGCGCATCTCGCGCAGCACGGCAGTGTCGGTTCCCGTCACTTGGGGGTGACCACCTTGTAGTTCTTGGGGACCTGGGCGTCGGGCCGGCGCAGGTACAGCGGCCGGGGCGCGGGCAGTTCCTCGCCGGCCGCCAGCCGCTCCGCGGCCAGCCGGGCCAGGGCGGCGGCGGACACGTGCTCCGGTTCGTGCGCCCGGGGGAAGGTGTCCGGGTACAGCAGCGCGCCGGCGCCGACCGCGGGCAGTCCTTCCACCTGGTCCGTGATGTCGGCGGGCCGGTCCACGGCGGGCTCGGTGAGGCGGGTGCGGGAGTCGGCGTAGCGCGCCCAGTAGACCTCCTTGCGGCGGGCGTCGGTCGCCACCACGAAGGGGCCCCGTAGGTCGGCCCCGTAGGCGAGGCCGTCCAGCGTGCACACACCGTGCACGGGGACGCCGAGCGCGAGCCCGAAGGTGTCCGCGGTCATCAGGCCGACGCGCAGCCCGGTGTAGGGGCCGGGACCGGTGCCGACCACGATGCCGGTGACGGCGTCCAGCTTCCGGCCTGCCTCGGTGAGCACCCGGTCGATCGCCGGGAGCAGCAGCTCGCCGTGCCGGCGGGCGTCCACCTGGCTCGACGAGGCGATGACGTCGTCGCCGTCGTGCAGGGCGACGGTGACGGCGGGGGTGGCGGTATCCAGAGCGAGCAAGAGCACGCAAACAGCCTACGGCTCCCGCGCCCCGGCCACGGCCGCACCGGCCGGGCGGTCACGTACTGCTACGGTCACGACGGCGTACGTACACAACAGGGCATATCCGTCCGGTACGGGACAGAGGTGACGGCGATGGCAGGCAC is a window from the Streptomyces capillispiralis genome containing:
- the tsaB gene encoding tRNA (adenosine(37)-N6)-threonylcarbamoyltransferase complex dimerization subunit type 1 TsaB → MLLLALDTATPAVTVALHDGDDVIASSSQVDARRHGELLLPAIDRVLTEAGRKLDAVTGIVVGTGPGPYTGLRVGLMTADTFGLALGVPVHGVCTLDGLAYGADLRGPFVVATDARRKEVYWARYADSRTRLTEPAVDRPADITDQVEGLPAVGAGALLYPDTFPRAHEPEHVSAAALARLAAERLAAGEELPAPRPLYLRRPDAQVPKNYKVVTPK
- the rimI gene encoding ribosomal protein S18-alanine N-acetyltransferase, which translates into the protein MTGTDTAVLREMRWWDIDSVLELERDLFPEDAWSRGMFWSELAHSRGPGATRRYVVAEEDDRIVGYAGLAAAGVDAEGDGGPVADVQTIAVTRDHWGTGLGTRLLTELLRAATTFECAEVMLECRVDNVRAQKLYERFGFEIIGVRRGYYQPGNVDALVMRLTDPSTTVNPAHPVTGQGNGVQGTEIHG
- the tsaD gene encoding tRNA (adenosine(37)-N6)-threonylcarbamoyltransferase complex transferase subunit TsaD, which produces MADEPLVLGIETSCDETGVGIVRGTTLLADAVASSVDEHARFGGVVPEVASRAHLEAMVPTIDRALKEAGVSARDLDGIAVTAGPGLAGALLVGVSAAKAYAYALGKPLYGVNHLASHICVDQLEHGALPEPTMALLVSGGHSSLLLSSDITSDVRPMGATIDDAAGEAFDKIARVLNLGFPGGPVIDRYAREGDPGAIAFPRGLTGPRDPAYDFSFSGLKTAVARWIEAKRAAGEEVPVRDVAASFQEAVVDVLTRKAVRACKDEGVDHLMIGGGVAANSRLRALAQERCEAAGIRLRVPRPKLCTDNGAMVAALGAEMVARNRPASDWDLSADSSLPVTDPHVPGTAHTHDHVHESAGENLYS